The following coding sequences lie in one Timaviella obliquedivisa GSE-PSE-MK23-08B genomic window:
- a CDS encoding FHA domain-containing protein translates to MVIGDQISIVTNLLHGRTQATTQPQNTWLIGRDSCQVSIALPDRRLSRCHASVQYVEEQGFYLTDLGSSNGSLVNGELIQGATLLKDGDRIRLGSLIFTFFLCQSTHCFQPVNFSNSNSSAIADICVPLKSLAQVQTEVELLEDIDATPSQENSSETNFLEDTCRFNHKQDLSKGQCHDIC, encoded by the coding sequence ATGGTCATTGGTGATCAGATTTCAATTGTTACTAATCTGCTCCACGGTAGGACTCAAGCGACAACACAACCCCAAAATACCTGGCTCATTGGGCGTGACTCTTGCCAAGTCAGTATTGCCTTGCCCGATCGCCGTCTGTCACGATGTCATGCTTCAGTGCAGTATGTGGAAGAGCAAGGGTTTTATTTGACAGACCTGGGGAGCAGCAATGGTTCTCTCGTTAATGGTGAACTGATTCAAGGAGCCACTTTACTGAAAGATGGCGATCGCATCCGCCTAGGCAGTCTTATCTTCACTTTTTTCCTTTGTCAGTCCACTCACTGCTTTCAGCCTGTTAATTTCAGCAACTCCAATTCGTCCGCGATCGCAGATATCTGCGTTCCCTTAAAATCCCTTGCTCAAGTGCAGACCGAGGTTGAACTGCTAGAAGATATTGACGCTACCCCCTCACAAGAAAATAGCTCCGAGACTAATTTTCTCGAAGATACTTGCAGGTTTAATCATAAACAAGACCTCTCTAAAGGACAATGTCACGATATTTGCTGA
- a CDS encoding alpha/beta hydrolase — MTAADQLGWQHHFIETNNIRLHCVIQGEGKLVVLLHGFPEFWYSWRHQIPALAKHFKVVVPDLRGYNDSDKPESGYDIDTLTTDVQGLIHSLGYLKAHVVGHDWGGAIAWHFAQKFPNLLDRLAILNAPHPERFRQEVLSNFDQIQRSWYMLAFQVPVLPEWLIQRNLSGFIKNLLQGQSVRKGAFTTQDTEMYQAALEKPGALTAALKYYRSLLAPQSWLSSWGRSPTLITSPTLVLWGEEDQFLSTKLTEGIDRLITAPFRLKILPQCGHWVQQEAPQTVNRELLDFLRHV, encoded by the coding sequence ATGACCGCAGCAGATCAATTGGGTTGGCAACATCACTTCATTGAAACCAACAATATCCGTCTACATTGTGTGATTCAAGGTGAAGGCAAATTGGTTGTTCTCCTCCATGGCTTTCCCGAATTTTGGTACTCTTGGCGGCATCAAATTCCGGCTTTAGCCAAACATTTCAAAGTCGTTGTACCTGACCTGCGGGGCTACAACGATTCTGATAAGCCTGAAAGCGGTTATGACATTGATACACTGACAACCGATGTTCAAGGATTGATTCACAGCTTAGGCTATCTCAAAGCGCATGTGGTTGGTCATGATTGGGGTGGAGCGATCGCTTGGCATTTCGCCCAGAAATTTCCGAATCTACTCGATCGCCTTGCCATCCTCAACGCTCCCCACCCAGAACGGTTTAGGCAAGAAGTACTCAGTAACTTTGATCAGATTCAACGCAGTTGGTATATGCTAGCGTTCCAGGTTCCAGTCCTCCCAGAATGGCTCATTCAGCGCAACTTGAGCGGTTTTATCAAGAATCTGCTGCAAGGACAATCTGTCCGTAAGGGCGCATTTACAACACAAGATACAGAAATGTATCAGGCGGCTTTAGAAAAACCAGGAGCGCTGACTGCTGCCCTCAAGTATTACCGCTCGCTGTTGGCTCCTCAATCTTGGTTGAGTAGCTGGGGGCGATCGCCTACCCTCATTACTTCCCCTACTCTTGTTCTATGGGGAGAAGAAGATCAATTCCTCAGTACTAAGCTGACTGAAGGAATCGATCGGCTAATAACCGCCCCATTCCGGCTAAAGATCTTGCCTCAGTGCGGTCATTGGGTTCAGCAAGAGGCACCTCAAACAGTAAACCGAGAGTTACTAGATTTCTTGCGCCATGTCTAG
- a CDS encoding ABC transporter ATP-binding protein — MNAIIPSSALPATSDRPTVVETYELRKVYRTGFWMNQKMVSLQGCTLQIFQGETFGLLGPNGAGKTTLLKCLLGITRPTSGKGLLLGQALGDRTVKQRVGYLPENAYFYDYLTGWEFLQYVAGLFQISASIQKKRIPELLELVGLEQSAARKKQLRQYSKGMLQRIGMAQALINDPEVVFLDEPMSGLDPLGRYQIREIILSLKGQGKTIFFNSHVLSDVEKICDRVAILARGEMLCIGSLQELLGNADLYQVKIKGGKSDVLRQWIPDLEFQENHWQGHLKGNPQDFIASLDLMGAQLIGMNLSRPTLEDFFVQQLRQRGIYTSK; from the coding sequence ATGAATGCCATTATCCCTTCCTCCGCTTTACCTGCCACGAGCGATCGTCCTACTGTTGTTGAAACCTACGAACTGCGCAAGGTTTACCGCACAGGCTTTTGGATGAATCAAAAAATGGTGTCATTGCAAGGCTGCACCTTACAAATCTTTCAAGGTGAAACTTTTGGGCTGCTGGGTCCCAACGGCGCTGGCAAGACGACTCTACTGAAGTGCTTGCTCGGAATTACCCGTCCGACTTCAGGTAAAGGGCTGTTGTTGGGTCAAGCTTTGGGCGATCGAACGGTCAAACAACGGGTGGGCTATTTACCCGAAAATGCCTACTTCTACGATTATCTGACCGGATGGGAGTTTTTGCAGTATGTTGCGGGATTGTTCCAAATTTCTGCATCTATTCAGAAAAAAAGAATTCCAGAGCTTCTAGAATTGGTGGGCTTAGAGCAGTCTGCTGCTCGTAAAAAGCAACTCCGCCAGTACTCTAAAGGGATGTTGCAACGAATCGGCATGGCGCAAGCATTAATTAATGATCCAGAAGTGGTTTTTCTTGATGAACCGATGTCTGGACTTGACCCCTTAGGACGCTACCAAATTCGAGAAATTATTCTTTCGCTAAAGGGGCAAGGAAAGACAATTTTCTTTAATAGCCATGTGCTATCGGATGTCGAAAAAATTTGCGATCGGGTTGCTATCCTTGCTAGGGGCGAAATGCTCTGCATCGGCTCACTTCAAGAGCTTCTCGGTAACGCGGATCTGTACCAAGTCAAAATTAAAGGTGGAAAATCGGATGTATTACGCCAATGGATACCTGACCTAGAGTTTCAAGAGAATCACTGGCAGGGACATCTTAAGGGCAACCCTCAGGACTTTATCGCTAGTTTGGACTTGATGGGTGCGCAATTAATCGGCATGAATTTGTCACGTCCTACCCTAGAAGATTTCTTTGTCCAACAACTCCGGCAGCGTGGAATCTACACCAGCAAGTAG
- a CDS encoding M3 family metallopeptidase: protein MSAATISANPLLVGKGLPPFEQIQTEQVIPAITQLLSESEDSLSQLEANFMPTWQGLVEPLEEIVDRLSWSWGVVGHLMSVKNSPELREAYETMQPAAVQFWNRMSQSQPLYEGFKALRHSEEWHKLEESQQRIVETSLRDAELSGVGLTGDAKDRFNAIQLELAELSTRFSNHVLDATKAFSMTLTQPDDIAGLPPSAVGLAAQMARAAGDENATPDAGPWRITLDMPSYMPFMQHSRRRDLREKLYKAFVSRASSGEFDNSPLIEQILTLRQEKAKLLGFNSFAEVSLAEKMAPSVTAVETLLEQLRQASYEAAKQDLADLREYARSKGAAEGNDLQHWDLAFWAERQREEKFDFNAEELRPYFPLDQVLEGLFALSQKIFGVVITPKDGQVPIWHPDVRYFQVANQQGEAIASFYLDPYSRPAEKRGGAWMNDCISRTKMTDGSVRLPVAYLVCNQTPPVDDKPSLMTFGEVETLFHEFGHGLHHMLTRVDYSMAAGTRNVEWDAIELPSQFMENWCYHRATLLSLGRHHQTGEPLPDHYYQKLLAARTYMSGSGMLRQIHLSWVDLELHSGYQPGGKETAADVRRRLAQTTMVLDPLPEDAFLCAFGHIFAGGYAAGYYSYKWAEVLSADAFAAFEEAGLEDEGAIAQVGQRYRDTVLAWGGGKHPMEVFKAFRGREPDTQALLRHNGLVAA, encoded by the coding sequence ATGAGTGCCGCAACTATCTCTGCAAATCCGCTTCTAGTTGGTAAAGGCTTGCCACCGTTCGAGCAAATTCAAACCGAGCAAGTGATCCCAGCCATCACACAGCTTTTATCTGAATCTGAGGATAGCCTTTCTCAATTGGAAGCCAACTTCATGCCCACCTGGCAAGGATTAGTTGAGCCGTTAGAAGAAATTGTCGATCGCCTGAGCTGGAGTTGGGGCGTGGTTGGACACCTAATGAGCGTTAAAAACAGCCCAGAGTTGCGCGAAGCTTACGAAACTATGCAGCCCGCAGCGGTTCAGTTTTGGAACCGCATGAGCCAAAGTCAGCCCCTCTACGAAGGCTTTAAAGCACTCCGCCACAGCGAAGAATGGCACAAGTTGGAAGAAAGTCAGCAGCGCATCGTTGAAACTTCATTACGAGATGCCGAGCTTTCGGGCGTGGGCTTAACAGGCGATGCCAAGGATCGCTTTAATGCTATTCAGCTTGAACTCGCTGAGCTTTCTACTCGCTTCTCTAACCATGTTCTAGATGCAACTAAAGCCTTCAGCATGACCTTGACTCAACCCGACGACATTGCTGGATTACCTCCTAGTGCCGTTGGCTTGGCGGCACAGATGGCAAGGGCAGCGGGCGATGAGAATGCCACCCCCGATGCAGGGCCTTGGCGCATTACGCTCGATATGCCTAGCTATATGCCCTTCATGCAACACAGCCGTCGTCGCGACCTTCGCGAAAAGTTGTACAAAGCCTTTGTCAGTCGGGCTTCATCGGGTGAGTTCGACAATTCTCCTTTAATCGAGCAGATATTGACCTTACGTCAGGAAAAGGCGAAGCTTTTAGGCTTCAATAGCTTTGCAGAGGTTAGCTTGGCTGAGAAAATGGCTCCTAGTGTAACTGCTGTTGAAACGCTGCTAGAGCAACTGCGGCAAGCCAGTTATGAGGCAGCAAAGCAAGATTTGGCAGACCTTCGAGAGTATGCTCGGTCGAAAGGTGCAGCCGAGGGCAATGACCTCCAGCACTGGGATCTTGCCTTCTGGGCAGAGCGACAACGGGAAGAAAAGTTCGACTTTAATGCTGAAGAATTGCGTCCTTACTTTCCTTTAGATCAGGTTTTAGAGGGGTTGTTTGCGCTGTCCCAGAAAATCTTTGGCGTTGTGATTACCCCCAAAGATGGGCAAGTTCCAATCTGGCATCCTGATGTACGCTACTTTCAGGTGGCGAATCAGCAAGGAGAGGCGATCGCCTCTTTCTACCTCGACCCTTACAGTCGTCCTGCTGAAAAACGGGGTGGAGCCTGGATGAACGACTGCATCAGTCGCACCAAAATGACTGATGGTAGCGTGCGCCTGCCTGTAGCATACCTTGTCTGCAACCAAACTCCGCCCGTAGACGACAAACCGAGTCTAATGACCTTTGGCGAAGTCGAAACCTTGTTTCATGAGTTTGGGCATGGTTTGCACCATATGCTAACCCGCGTAGACTATTCCATGGCAGCCGGAACTCGCAATGTAGAATGGGATGCGATCGAGTTGCCCAGTCAGTTCATGGAAAACTGGTGCTATCATCGGGCGACGCTCTTGAGCTTGGGCAGACACCATCAAACAGGTGAGCCCTTGCCTGATCATTACTACCAGAAGCTGCTAGCAGCCCGAACTTACATGAGCGGCAGTGGGATGCTCCGTCAAATTCACTTAAGCTGGGTAGATTTGGAACTGCACTCTGGTTATCAGCCTGGAGGCAAAGAAACGGCAGCAGACGTGCGGCGGCGATTAGCTCAAACTACTATGGTGCTTGATCCGCTGCCCGAAGATGCGTTCCTGTGTGCCTTTGGTCATATTTTTGCTGGTGGATATGCAGCAGGCTATTACAGCTACAAGTGGGCTGAGGTGTTAAGTGCCGATGCTTTTGCAGCATTTGAAGAAGCAGGGCTGGAAGATGAGGGGGCGATCGCTCAAGTGGGGCAGCGCTACCGGGATACGGTTCTGGCTTGGGGCGGCGGTAAGCACCCCATGGAAGTTTTCAAAGCTTTTAGAGGGCGCGAACCTGATACTCAAGCTTTACTCCGGCATAATGGGCTGGTCGCTGCATAG
- a CDS encoding NAD(P)H-dependent glycerol-3-phosphate dehydrogenase: MNASTVVVLGAGAWGSVLATLVTQAGHQSRLWSRRGELSLAEALMDVDVVVSAISMKGVAELAGQVQEIGLPAHTILLSATKGLDPASGRTPSQIWQATFPHHAIAVLSGPNLSKEIEQGLPTATVVSSRDIAAAEQVQAVFSSEKFRVYTNQDPLGTELGGTLKNVIAIAAGVCDGLNLGTNAKSALLTRALAEVIRIGTHLGAQPETFFGLSGMGDLLATCSSPLSRNYQVGFGLAQGKSLEQTLATLQGTAEGVSTTNVLINLAEHQGIAVPISWQVYQLLNGKITAQQAVEALMERELKPEVRG, encoded by the coding sequence GTGAACGCATCAACCGTCGTTGTCCTGGGTGCAGGAGCCTGGGGATCTGTTTTAGCTACCCTTGTGACCCAGGCAGGGCACCAGTCGAGGCTGTGGTCGCGTCGTGGTGAATTGAGTCTAGCAGAAGCGTTGATGGATGTTGATGTCGTAGTGTCTGCCATTTCCATGAAAGGGGTGGCAGAGTTGGCAGGGCAAGTCCAGGAGATTGGCTTGCCCGCCCATACCATTCTGCTGAGTGCAACTAAAGGGCTTGATCCGGCGAGCGGTCGAACCCCCTCGCAAATTTGGCAAGCGACGTTTCCCCATCATGCGATCGCGGTTCTGTCGGGTCCTAATCTCTCTAAAGAAATTGAGCAGGGATTGCCCACCGCAACAGTAGTTTCGAGCCGAGATATCGCTGCGGCTGAGCAGGTGCAAGCCGTTTTTTCATCAGAAAAATTTCGGGTGTACACCAATCAAGACCCTCTAGGGACAGAACTAGGCGGAACCCTAAAAAATGTGATTGCGATCGCCGCTGGAGTCTGCGATGGTCTGAACCTGGGCACCAACGCCAAATCTGCTCTGCTTACCCGTGCCCTAGCTGAAGTGATCCGTATTGGCACACACTTGGGCGCACAGCCCGAAACCTTCTTTGGATTATCTGGCATGGGCGACCTGCTAGCCACTTGTAGCAGCCCCCTCAGCCGTAACTATCAAGTTGGCTTTGGACTTGCTCAAGGCAAGTCTCTGGAACAAACTCTTGCCACACTCCAAGGCACAGCAGAGGGAGTCAGCACAACGAATGTTCTGATTAACCTCGCAGAACATCAGGGTATTGCAGTCCCAATTTCTTGGCAGGTTTACCAGCTTCTAAACGGAAAAATTACTGCACAACAGGCAGTCGAAGCCCTAATGGAGCGGGAATTGAAGCCAGAGGTCAGAGGTTAA
- a CDS encoding uracil-DNA glycosylase: MSTEDQMALFGAADLPALVPGKDFDPDLIPINAKLPILAGTYTSMDEIKVHCNRCQRCDLGATRTNAVIGRGNPDANLMIIGEGPGQNEDETGIPFVGKSGQLLDKILAAVELTEADVFIANIVKCRPPANRAPSDAEMNTCRPYLMEQIRMVNPKVILLSGASSVKGLLGDKRGITKIRGEWIEWEGRLCMPVFHPAYLLRNQSREKGQPKWLMWQDIQTVKAKLAELA, translated from the coding sequence ATGTCTACCGAAGACCAAATGGCTTTATTCGGCGCGGCAGATTTGCCCGCCCTTGTGCCAGGAAAAGATTTTGACCCTGACCTCATTCCCATTAACGCAAAATTGCCTATTCTAGCAGGCACCTACACCTCAATGGATGAGATTAAAGTGCACTGCAACCGCTGTCAGCGCTGCGATTTGGGTGCAACGCGCACTAACGCAGTGATTGGGAGAGGGAATCCCGATGCAAATTTAATGATTATTGGTGAAGGACCTGGGCAGAATGAGGATGAGACGGGCATTCCTTTTGTAGGCAAGTCAGGGCAACTTTTAGACAAAATCTTGGCTGCAGTAGAATTAACTGAGGCAGACGTGTTCATCGCCAATATTGTTAAGTGCCGTCCGCCTGCCAATCGTGCTCCGTCGGATGCAGAGATGAATACCTGTCGTCCTTACTTAATGGAGCAAATCCGCATGGTCAATCCGAAGGTGATCTTGCTATCGGGTGCATCGTCAGTAAAAGGACTTTTGGGCGATAAGCGAGGCATTACTAAAATTCGGGGAGAATGGATTGAGTGGGAAGGTCGCCTTTGTATGCCCGTATTCCACCCGGCTTATTTATTGCGAAACCAGTCACGGGAGAAGGGGCAGCCAAAATGGCTGATGTGGCAAGACATTCAGACCGTGAAAGCAAAGTTAGCTGAATTGGCTTAA
- a CDS encoding response regulator transcription factor, producing the protein MPRILVIDDDSAISELVAVNLEMAGYDVSQAEDGIKGQALALQLLPDLIMLDLMLPKVDGFTVCQRLRRDERTSEIPVLMLTALGQTKDKVEGFNAGADDYLTKPFEVEELLARIRALLRRTDRIPQAAKHSEILSFGPLTLVPERLEAIWFSNTVKLTHLEFELLHCLLQRHGQTVSPSEILKEVWGYDPNDDIETIRVHVRHLRTKLEPDPRHPRYIKTVYGAGYCLELPANVLSDEVAAS; encoded by the coding sequence ATGCCTCGTATTCTTGTCATCGACGATGACTCAGCAATTTCAGAACTTGTTGCCGTAAACCTAGAAATGGCTGGGTACGATGTCAGCCAAGCCGAGGATGGCATCAAGGGACAAGCATTAGCGCTCCAGCTTTTACCAGATCTGATCATGCTAGATTTAATGCTGCCAAAGGTCGATGGCTTTACGGTCTGCCAAAGACTCCGACGAGACGAGCGCACTTCTGAAATTCCTGTCCTGATGCTGACTGCTTTGGGTCAAACGAAGGACAAAGTAGAAGGCTTTAACGCAGGAGCGGATGATTACCTAACTAAACCTTTTGAAGTTGAAGAGCTGCTTGCAAGAATTCGGGCTCTGCTCCGACGCACCGATCGCATTCCCCAAGCCGCTAAGCACTCCGAAATCTTGAGCTTTGGCCCCTTAACTTTGGTGCCCGAACGCCTTGAGGCAATCTGGTTTTCTAATACGGTTAAGCTGACTCACTTAGAGTTTGAGCTACTCCATTGTCTTCTTCAACGCCATGGGCAGACCGTTTCTCCCAGCGAAATCTTAAAGGAAGTCTGGGGATATGATCCCAATGATGATATTGAGACTATTCGTGTTCACGTCAGGCATCTCCGGACTAAGTTAGAGCCAGACCCGCGCCATCCTCGATATATCAAAACGGTCTATGGGGCAGGATACTGCTTAGAACTCCCTGCAAACGTCCTATCAGACGAGGTAGCTGCCTCTTAA